A genome region from Thermanaerothrix sp. includes the following:
- the hemB gene encoding porphobilinogen synthase: MSAPFPLSRPRRNRINPAIREILQETDVKPSHLVLPLFLVPGTGVVEPVRSMEGVFRWSCDTVHRPVEEALDAGVRSFLLFGIPSYKDESGSSADDPSEPVQRALGELRSRYPKAYLVSDVCLCEYTSHGHCGVLKDGAIHNDSTLERLASVALSHARAGAHGVAPSDMMDGRVLAIRKALEDNGFHDTAIWSYAAKFASAFYGPFREAAQSAPCFGDRKSHQLPPPNRLEALRDALMDQDEGADLLIVKPAGTSLDIIRDLREMSMLPIGGYVVSGEHGMLKSAIGQGLVSYDAYLEYHRCVRRAGCSVIITYGAVELARQISI; encoded by the coding sequence ATGAGCGCCCCCTTCCCCCTTTCAAGGCCCCGGCGGAACCGCATAAACCCGGCAATAAGGGAGATCCTCCAGGAGACGGACGTAAAACCCAGCCACCTGGTGCTGCCCCTTTTCCTCGTGCCCGGCACCGGCGTGGTGGAGCCCGTGCGCTCCATGGAGGGGGTCTTCCGCTGGAGCTGCGACACGGTGCACCGGCCCGTGGAGGAGGCATTGGACGCAGGGGTAAGGTCCTTCCTCCTCTTCGGCATCCCATCCTACAAGGACGAATCTGGCTCCTCGGCGGACGATCCCTCCGAGCCGGTGCAGCGGGCCCTGGGGGAGCTCAGGTCCCGGTACCCAAAGGCATACCTCGTGAGCGACGTGTGCCTTTGCGAGTACACCTCCCACGGCCACTGCGGGGTACTCAAGGACGGGGCGATCCACAACGACTCCACGCTTGAAAGGCTCGCGTCGGTGGCCTTAAGCCACGCCAGGGCGGGGGCCCACGGTGTTGCCCCTTCGGACATGATGGACGGCCGGGTGCTGGCCATAAGGAAGGCCCTGGAGGACAACGGCTTCCATGACACCGCCATATGGAGCTACGCCGCCAAGTTCGCCTCCGCCTTCTACGGCCCCTTCCGGGAGGCGGCCCAAAGCGCCCCTTGCTTCGGGGACAGGAAAAGCCACCAACTGCCACCGCCCAACCGTCTGGAGGCCTTAAGGGACGCCCTCATGGACCAGGACGAGGGGGCGGATCTTTTGATAGTCAAGCCCGCTGGAACGTCGCTTGACATCATAAGGGACCTAAGGGAGATGTCCATGCTGCCCATAGGGGGCTACGTGGTAAGCGGCGAGCACGGCATGCTGAAGTCCGCCATAGGCCAGGGGCTTGTAAGCTACGACGCCTATCTTGAGTACCACCGGTGCGTGCGCCGGGCGGGCTGTTCTGTGATAATAACCTACGGGGCCGTGGAGCTGGCCCGGCAGATATCTATCTAA
- a CDS encoding polysaccharide biosynthesis protein yields MTNRELYLKMALDISAGALVSVLALVLRLGYPVPGEFLYSIPHYLALSGAGKLVAELLWNLHRQSWKDVSIPNLKDIFNASAANLLITSSGLFMMSTLAKVPRSVPVIDSILYGVMLCALRILRRRFWEKRLSCGKLMGVIIAGAGEAGISLAREMLKNPAMGMELKGFLDDDPQKRLTTFLGYPVLGGLEDLKEAAKKSGASEVLIAMPSAEGRVVKRVLEAASSAGLKARIVPSYSEIVSGKASISQLRDVNIEDLLRREPVRLDLSSIRGYVDHRVVMVTGAGGSIGSEITRQLARFSPGLMVLVGRGENSLFHLKRHLSRIEGCPPFKLVVADVRDRERISQVMDLYKPEVVFHAAAHKHVPFMEENPEEAIKNNFLGTKNVARLALEKGVRVFVNISTDKAVNPTSVMGASKRLAEMEVLRCAEAAGQDRCFVSVRFGNVLGSRGSVIPIFKDQIRRGGPVTVTHPDMSRYFMTIPEAAQLVIQAGGLGENGKVFVLDMGEPVRIADLARDLILLSGLQPGKDITIEYTGVRPGEKLYEELFTPEEGTMASRHSKILIAPNHRVPEDFEALSEALVSAALKGDPAAVRDMLARIIPGCRLEGTSGHE; encoded by the coding sequence TTGACCAATAGAGAGCTTTACTTGAAGATGGCCCTGGACATATCCGCTGGGGCGCTGGTTTCCGTTCTGGCGCTCGTTCTGCGGTTAGGGTACCCAGTTCCAGGTGAGTTCCTATACTCCATACCCCACTACCTTGCGCTGTCCGGGGCCGGGAAGCTCGTTGCGGAGCTCCTGTGGAACCTTCACAGGCAGTCGTGGAAGGACGTCAGCATCCCAAACCTCAAGGACATCTTCAACGCCTCGGCGGCCAACCTCCTCATCACCTCCTCAGGCCTCTTCATGATGTCCACCTTGGCCAAGGTCCCAAGGAGCGTGCCGGTGATCGACTCCATCCTCTACGGGGTGATGCTTTGCGCTTTAAGGATATTAAGACGCAGGTTCTGGGAGAAAAGGCTATCCTGTGGCAAACTCATGGGGGTCATAATCGCCGGCGCCGGGGAAGCGGGCATATCCCTGGCCCGGGAGATGCTCAAGAACCCTGCCATGGGGATGGAGCTAAAGGGCTTCCTGGACGACGACCCCCAAAAGCGGCTTACAACGTTCCTGGGGTACCCGGTGCTTGGCGGACTTGAGGACCTTAAGGAGGCGGCGAAGAAGTCCGGGGCCTCCGAGGTGCTGATCGCCATGCCCTCCGCGGAGGGGCGAGTGGTAAAGCGGGTCCTTGAAGCCGCATCCTCCGCGGGGCTTAAGGCAAGGATAGTGCCGTCCTACTCGGAGATCGTCTCCGGCAAGGCCTCCATATCGCAACTTAGGGATGTGAACATAGAGGACCTGCTGCGACGGGAGCCGGTGCGGCTTGACCTTAGCTCCATACGGGGCTACGTAGACCACCGGGTGGTGATGGTGACCGGCGCCGGGGGCTCCATAGGAAGCGAGATAACAAGACAGCTGGCCCGGTTCTCCCCAGGCCTCATGGTGCTGGTGGGCAGGGGTGAGAACAGCCTCTTCCACCTCAAAAGGCACCTGAGCCGCATTGAAGGGTGCCCTCCCTTTAAACTGGTGGTGGCGGACGTGCGGGACCGGGAGAGGATCTCTCAGGTGATGGACCTTTACAAGCCGGAGGTGGTCTTCCACGCCGCGGCCCACAAGCACGTGCCCTTCATGGAGGAGAACCCCGAGGAGGCCATAAAGAACAACTTCCTGGGCACTAAGAACGTGGCCCGACTGGCCCTTGAGAAGGGCGTAAGGGTCTTCGTCAACATATCCACCGACAAGGCGGTGAACCCCACCTCCGTCATGGGGGCCTCAAAGCGGCTTGCGGAGATGGAGGTTTTAAGGTGCGCCGAGGCCGCAGGCCAGGATCGGTGTTTCGTGTCCGTGCGGTTCGGCAACGTATTGGGCAGTCGGGGCAGCGTGATACCCATCTTCAAGGACCAGATCCGAAGAGGCGGCCCCGTCACGGTCACCCACCCGGATATGAGCCGCTACTTCATGACCATACCGGAGGCGGCGCAGCTGGTGATCCAGGCGGGAGGCCTTGGGGAGAACGGCAAGGTGTTCGTGCTGGACATGGGAGAGCCCGTGCGCATAGCGGACCTTGCCAGGGATCTTATACTCTTAAGCGGCCTCCAGCCCGGGAAGGACATCACCATAGAGTACACCGGCGTAAGGCCAGGAGAGAAGCTGTACGAGGAACTGTTCACCCCCGAGGAGGGGACCATGGCGTCAAGGCACAGCAAGATCCTCATAGCCCCCAACCACAGGGTTCCAGAGGACTTTGAGGCCCTGTCGGAGGCGCTGGTGTCCGCGGCGCTCAAGGGAGATCCGGCGGCCGTAAGGGACATGCTAGCCAGGATCATACCGGGATGCCGGCTGGAAGGGACGAGCGGCCATGAGTAA
- a CDS encoding sugar transferase, with protein MYRRFLKRPLDLALVLISLPLTLPLMAVTALMVGICLGKPVIFKQERAGLNGRPFKLYKFRTMTDAKGPSGELLPDEVRLTRFGRFLRSTSLDELPELFNVLKGDMSIVGPRPLPTSYLSRYSPFQMRRHEVMPGITGWAQVNGRNALCWERRFEMDVWYVDNLSFLLDLKIILLTMIKVALREGISQEGHATMEEFKGEGDREHIPPL; from the coding sequence ATTTACCGGCGCTTCCTCAAACGCCCCCTAGACCTTGCGCTGGTGCTTATCTCCCTTCCACTGACCCTGCCATTGATGGCCGTCACGGCGCTGATGGTGGGGATTTGCCTTGGCAAGCCGGTCATATTCAAGCAGGAGAGGGCGGGGCTTAACGGAAGGCCCTTCAAGCTCTACAAGTTCCGCACCATGACCGATGCCAAAGGCCCCTCGGGGGAGCTGCTCCCAGATGAGGTGAGGCTAACCAGGTTCGGCAGGTTCCTTCGAAGCACCAGCCTGGACGAGCTGCCGGAGCTCTTCAACGTCCTCAAGGGGGACATGAGCATCGTAGGTCCAAGGCCGCTCCCTACCTCTTACCTCAGCCGCTACAGCCCATTTCAGATGAGGCGCCACGAGGTGATGCCGGGCATCACCGGCTGGGCCCAGGTGAACGGCCGAAACGCCCTGTGCTGGGAGAGGCGCTTTGAGATGGACGTTTGGTACGTGGACAACCTTTCGTTCCTTTTGGACCTTAAGATAATACTTTTAACCATGATAAAGGTTGCACTCCGGGAGGGCATATCCCAGGAGGGGCACGCCACCATGGAGGAGTTCAAGGGGGAAGGAGACAGAGAGCACATACCGCCCCTCTAG
- a CDS encoding glycosyltransferase — protein MKRRLLMAASVAVHLEAFHLPYVEELRRRGWAVCAAAEGVEKSPALKAAFDEVFEVPFSRSPFDISNARAWKIMRCLIRSRRFDLVHVHTPVAALVTRLAIGPMRKDLGFKILYTAHGFHFHPKGNPVSNCVFAALEKAGGFFTDVLFVMNRYDLDMAKRMNLAPRIEFVSGVGVDLSFFDPAAVSMEQVSGVLGELKINDGVPYFLNVAEFNPGKRHMDMVQALKGVAGNCRVVMVGDGRLREQVAQRVAELGLWDRFRFAGHRSCEDVRALLQGSLGMVFPSAREGLPRAVIEAMAMGKLVIGADARGTVDLLEDRRGWLYPVGDTAHLAALIDQALACPKEASSIGQAARRYVVEVMDVNKMVKDYAGICESLI, from the coding sequence ATGAAAAGACGGCTGTTGATGGCGGCCTCGGTTGCGGTGCACCTCGAGGCCTTCCACCTGCCCTATGTGGAGGAGCTAAGACGCAGGGGCTGGGCGGTTTGCGCCGCTGCGGAGGGGGTTGAAAAATCCCCAGCGCTTAAAGCCGCTTTCGATGAGGTTTTCGAAGTCCCCTTTTCCAGAAGCCCATTTGACATCTCCAACGCCAGGGCGTGGAAGATCATGAGATGTCTTATAAGATCCCGCCGGTTTGACCTGGTTCACGTTCATACCCCGGTGGCGGCCCTTGTGACCAGGCTCGCCATAGGGCCCATGAGGAAGGATCTGGGGTTTAAAATCCTCTACACCGCCCACGGCTTCCACTTCCACCCAAAGGGCAATCCGGTGTCTAACTGTGTGTTCGCTGCCCTTGAGAAGGCGGGCGGTTTCTTCACCGACGTCCTGTTCGTCATGAACCGCTACGACCTTGACATGGCGAAGAGGATGAACCTGGCACCCAGGATAGAGTTCGTGAGCGGGGTGGGGGTGGACCTATCCTTCTTTGACCCTGCCGCGGTGTCTATGGAGCAGGTTAGCGGCGTTTTAGGTGAACTAAAGATCAATGACGGGGTCCCGTATTTTCTGAACGTGGCGGAGTTTAACCCAGGTAAGCGCCACATGGACATGGTTCAAGCCCTTAAGGGTGTTGCCGGCAACTGCCGGGTGGTCATGGTGGGAGACGGAAGACTTAGGGAGCAAGTGGCTCAAAGGGTTGCCGAACTTGGTCTTTGGGACCGCTTCAGGTTTGCGGGACATAGGAGCTGTGAAGATGTGAGAGCCCTTTTGCAAGGTTCCCTTGGCATGGTTTTTCCCTCCGCAAGGGAAGGGCTGCCCCGGGCTGTCATCGAGGCCATGGCCATGGGGAAGCTGGTGATAGGGGCGGACGCCAGGGGCACCGTGGACCTTTTGGAGGATCGAAGAGGGTGGCTCTATCCGGTGGGGGACACCGCACACCTTGCGGCGCTCATCGACCAGGCGCTGGCTTGTCCTAAAGAGGCATCTTCCATCGGACAGGCGGCTAGAAGATATGTGGTTGAAGTCATGGACGTTAATAAAATGGTTAAGGACTACGCCGGCATCTGCGAAAGCCTGATTTAA
- a CDS encoding aminotransferase class I/II-fold pyridoxal phosphate-dependent enzyme, which produces MKKERYYCHKIYLSSPHMTGEEMAYVEEAFRTNWVAPLGPHVEAFEREMAQVLGVKSALALSSGTAGIHLGLKLLGVGPDDVVLCSTLTFAATANPILYLGAKPVFIDSDPDTWNMSLPALKRAVQRLKDDGVKPKALVAVDLYGQSADYDGILSVCGEEGIPVLEDAAEALGATYKGKMCGSLGRLGVLSFNGNKIITTSGGGMLLSDDEDAIERARFWATQARDKAPWYQHSQVGYNYRMSNVLAGIGRAQLKALSSRVEARRNVFDRYVESLGDLHGLSFMPEAAYGRSNRWLTVVLIDPSSGLTPLNVMERLGEEDIETRPLWKPMHLQPLFEGCAYFPHLEGESVSDRLFSMGLCLPSGSNLTEEQQERVVGALRRAWGK; this is translated from the coding sequence ATGAAGAAAGAACGCTATTATTGCCATAAAATATACCTTTCCTCCCCCCACATGACCGGCGAGGAGATGGCTTACGTGGAGGAGGCCTTCAGGACCAACTGGGTGGCCCCCTTGGGGCCCCATGTGGAGGCCTTTGAGAGGGAGATGGCACAGGTGCTGGGGGTCAAGTCCGCCTTGGCCCTTTCATCCGGCACCGCGGGGATACATTTGGGGCTCAAGCTCTTGGGCGTGGGCCCCGACGATGTGGTTTTGTGTTCTACATTGACCTTTGCCGCCACCGCAAACCCCATACTTTACCTTGGCGCCAAGCCGGTCTTTATCGATTCGGACCCTGACACTTGGAACATGTCGCTTCCTGCTTTAAAGCGGGCGGTCCAGCGCCTCAAGGACGATGGGGTCAAGCCCAAGGCGTTGGTGGCGGTGGACCTTTACGGCCAAAGCGCCGACTACGACGGCATACTTTCGGTGTGCGGCGAGGAGGGCATACCGGTTCTGGAGGATGCCGCCGAGGCCCTGGGCGCCACGTACAAGGGGAAGATGTGCGGGTCCCTTGGGAGGCTTGGGGTGCTGTCGTTCAACGGGAACAAGATAATAACCACCAGCGGCGGCGGCATGCTGCTTTCCGACGACGAAGACGCCATAGAACGCGCCCGTTTTTGGGCCACCCAGGCCCGTGACAAGGCCCCTTGGTACCAGCACAGCCAGGTGGGGTACAACTACAGGATGAGCAACGTGCTGGCGGGGATAGGAAGGGCCCAGCTCAAGGCCCTTAGCTCCAGGGTCGAGGCAAGGCGCAATGTCTTCGACCGCTACGTGGAGAGCTTGGGCGATCTACACGGCTTATCGTTCATGCCCGAGGCTGCGTACGGCAGGAGCAACCGGTGGCTTACGGTGGTTTTGATAGACCCGTCCTCCGGCTTAACCCCTCTTAACGTCATGGAAAGGCTTGGGGAGGAGGACATAGAGACCCGGCCCCTTTGGAAGCCCATGCACCTGCAGCCCCTGTTCGAGGGCTGCGCGTACTTCCCCCATTTGGAAGGGGAAAGCGTATCGGATCGGCTCTTCTCCATGGGGCTTTGCCTTCCCTCCGGATCGAACCTTACGGAGGAGCAGCAGGAGAGGGTTGTAGGGGCCCTAAGAAGGGCATGGGGCAAGTAA
- a CDS encoding glycosyltransferase family 4 protein — MAYLTLEGSREGQASYVHVHEIIKGLRRNGWDVKLFEPYYAGVDKPGLAVRLWKFLAVQVSMAWSFLKNGKPDVLYVRSHPFSWPSVMLAKALGVVVVSEVNGPYEDLFLAWPFTRRFSWMFVWLWRSQWRHSDALVTVTKGLVDWLKSQSVNELVFLIPNGADTEFFSPSAVVNPSAFSDFLPRFYAVFFGALARWQGVDTMLEAVKSPYWPQEVSLLVAGEGVEGHKVKMASQVYQRVLYLGRVSYRDIPGLVAGAVVSLCVKTRDAALVSTGLSPIKLFESLACGTPMIVSDISGQADLIREGDCGLVIPPEDPDALAKAVAYIYENPSERDRMSRAGRLLIETKHSWAIRADDTHRIIMMLLKKS, encoded by the coding sequence TTGGCCTATCTGACCCTTGAGGGGTCCAGGGAGGGACAGGCGTCTTATGTGCATGTTCATGAAATAATAAAGGGCTTAAGGAGAAACGGTTGGGATGTTAAACTGTTTGAGCCTTACTATGCTGGTGTGGATAAACCAGGCTTGGCCGTGAGGCTTTGGAAGTTTCTTGCGGTCCAGGTGAGTATGGCTTGGAGTTTCCTGAAGAATGGGAAGCCAGATGTTTTGTATGTAAGATCGCATCCTTTTTCCTGGCCATCGGTGATGCTTGCAAAAGCGCTGGGTGTTGTGGTGGTTAGTGAGGTTAACGGCCCCTATGAGGACCTGTTTCTAGCTTGGCCATTTACCAGAAGGTTTTCTTGGATGTTTGTTTGGTTGTGGCGAAGCCAATGGAGACACAGCGATGCTTTGGTAACAGTTACCAAGGGTCTTGTTGATTGGCTGAAAAGCCAGTCTGTTAATGAGTTGGTCTTCCTTATCCCTAATGGGGCTGACACGGAGTTTTTTTCCCCATCCGCAGTTGTGAACCCAAGTGCTTTTAGTGATTTTTTGCCCAGGTTTTACGCCGTTTTCTTCGGAGCTCTTGCTAGATGGCAGGGCGTTGATACGATGCTTGAAGCGGTCAAAAGTCCCTATTGGCCTCAAGAGGTAAGCCTTTTGGTTGCCGGGGAGGGGGTGGAAGGACATAAAGTGAAAATGGCCTCACAGGTTTATCAGAGGGTCCTGTACTTGGGAAGAGTCTCTTATAGGGATATTCCCGGCTTAGTGGCCGGAGCAGTGGTTAGCTTGTGTGTAAAAACGAGGGATGCCGCCTTGGTTTCAACTGGTTTGTCGCCTATTAAGCTATTTGAATCTTTGGCCTGTGGTACCCCTATGATAGTTAGCGATATATCTGGACAAGCCGATTTGATTCGGGAGGGTGATTGCGGGTTGGTCATACCACCAGAAGATCCTGATGCTCTGGCCAAGGCGGTTGCGTACATTTACGAAAACCCCTCAGAAAGGGATAGGATGTCTCGAGCTGGACGTTTGCTGATAGAGACGAAGCATTCCTGGGCTATTAGGGCGGATGATACTCATCGCATAATAATGATGCTTCTGAAAAAAAGTTAA
- the wecB gene encoding UDP-N-acetylglucosamine 2-epimerase (non-hydrolyzing), with protein MKRKIVSLVGARPQFIKEAVVSAEVRKRNLWNHIVVHSGQHYDANMSDIFFSELEIPSPHYFLGATPGSHGKQTAEVLEKFESVLVKEKPDMVMVYGDTNTTVAGALAAAKLKIPVAHVEAGIRQKPKDMPEEINRVLTDHISTLLFCCSNLGVQNLLKEGISDGVALVGDIMYDLFLMMRHRFNPEETTRRFGIRHGDPFIIATIHRDFNTDNPDNLTAILKGLNMIHRELGLAVLLPMHPRTRSRVNQFGLQPYTEDLLVTDPVGYIDLMSLTMACTAVVTDSGGYQKEAYYAGKRAVVIMPDTGWRELVESGWNELCPTDPEALLDKISKINNNPLYPKGLLGEGNATHKILDHLKLNA; from the coding sequence ATGAAAAGAAAGATTGTTTCTCTCGTCGGGGCAAGGCCCCAGTTCATAAAGGAAGCTGTAGTATCTGCAGAAGTCAGAAAAAGAAACCTCTGGAATCACATTGTTGTCCACTCGGGGCAGCATTACGATGCCAACATGTCGGACATATTCTTCTCCGAGCTTGAGATACCGTCTCCCCATTACTTTTTAGGAGCAACGCCGGGTTCCCACGGCAAACAAACAGCAGAAGTACTTGAAAAATTCGAGAGCGTCCTAGTTAAGGAAAAACCGGACATGGTTATGGTATATGGAGATACCAATACCACGGTTGCAGGCGCCCTGGCGGCGGCCAAGCTCAAGATACCAGTGGCACACGTGGAGGCCGGCATACGCCAAAAACCCAAAGACATGCCTGAGGAGATAAACAGGGTTCTCACCGATCACATCTCTACGCTTCTTTTTTGTTGCTCAAACCTTGGGGTTCAAAACCTCCTAAAAGAAGGAATCTCCGATGGCGTGGCATTGGTAGGAGATATCATGTACGACCTTTTTCTAATGATGCGCCATCGCTTTAATCCAGAAGAAACCACAAGACGCTTCGGAATCCGCCACGGGGATCCGTTTATCATAGCAACCATCCACCGAGATTTTAACACCGACAATCCCGATAACCTCACCGCAATATTGAAAGGACTAAACATGATACATAGGGAGTTGGGCTTGGCCGTCCTATTACCTATGCATCCCAGAACCAGGTCCAGAGTAAACCAATTTGGCCTCCAGCCATATACAGAAGATCTTCTGGTAACAGATCCAGTCGGCTACATTGACTTAATGTCCCTAACAATGGCATGCACTGCGGTGGTAACTGACAGCGGAGGCTACCAAAAGGAAGCCTACTACGCAGGCAAGAGAGCAGTGGTAATAATGCCTGACACTGGATGGAGAGAGCTTGTAGAATCGGGGTGGAACGAGCTTTGCCCTACCGACCCCGAGGCGCTATTGGATAAAATATCTAAAATTAACAATAACCCTCTATATCCTAAGGGGCTCCTTGGGGAAGGCAACGCCACGCATAAAATACTAGACCACCTCAAGCTAAATGCCTAA
- a CDS encoding N-acetyl sugar amidotransferase — MTTKYQVCKRCIMDTTDPEIVFDDNGYCNHCNNFFKNIKNIKWIPNHQGMQELNKIIDRIKSDCKNKQYDGIIGLSGGVDSSYLLCKLREWGLNPLAVHVDAGWNSELAVKNIELLCKNLGVDLDTIVINWDAMRRVQVAFLKSGIPNQDIPQDHAFFASLYHYAVKHRLLYVFSGSNYATESILPKAWGYDAMDSKYLKAIVQRFGDGNLSGFPLISFYQLHFYYPYIIGMKIIRPLNYIPYKKKDAIAELQKYGWSYYGAKHWESRFTKFFQGYYLPTRYGYDKRKAHLSSLIVSGEITREEALVEISKPPYPVEDVERDIEYLTKKLKISRAEFEEMLYLPKDIHPKIPSNENLKKICLDIKKMIDSIAK; from the coding sequence ATGACCACCAAATATCAAGTATGCAAACGCTGCATAATGGACACAACAGACCCAGAAATAGTGTTCGATGATAACGGCTATTGCAACCACTGCAATAATTTTTTTAAAAATATAAAGAATATCAAGTGGATTCCAAATCATCAAGGCATGCAGGAGTTAAATAAAATAATAGATAGAATAAAATCTGATTGCAAGAATAAACAGTATGACGGGATAATTGGACTAAGTGGAGGGGTAGATAGCTCTTATTTGCTATGTAAGCTCAGAGAATGGGGATTAAATCCTCTTGCGGTTCACGTAGATGCGGGCTGGAATTCAGAGCTAGCCGTAAAAAATATAGAATTGTTGTGTAAAAATCTAGGTGTAGATTTAGACACAATAGTAATTAATTGGGATGCCATGAGAAGAGTACAGGTGGCTTTTCTAAAATCTGGCATCCCTAATCAGGATATACCCCAAGATCATGCCTTTTTTGCCTCGCTATACCACTACGCTGTAAAACATAGATTGCTTTATGTCTTCAGTGGATCTAATTATGCTACCGAGAGCATACTACCAAAAGCTTGGGGATATGATGCTATGGATTCAAAATATTTGAAGGCCATAGTACAAAGATTCGGAGATGGCAATCTTAGTGGCTTCCCCTTGATTAGCTTCTATCAACTTCACTTCTATTATCCTTATATTATTGGCATGAAGATAATTAGACCCCTTAACTACATTCCATATAAAAAGAAGGACGCTATAGCAGAATTACAAAAATATGGCTGGAGCTATTATGGCGCTAAGCATTGGGAGTCTAGATTTACAAAGTTCTTCCAAGGCTACTATCTACCAACTAGGTATGGATATGACAAGAGGAAGGCACATCTTTCAAGCCTTATAGTTTCTGGAGAAATAACAAGAGAAGAAGCGCTGGTGGAAATTTCAAAACCCCCGTATCCAGTGGAAGATGTTGAAAGAGACATAGAATACCTAACAAAGAAACTTAAAATATCTAGAGCTGAATTCGAAGAAATGCTATACCTACCCAAGGATATTCACCCAAAAATTCCATCTAACGAAAATCTAAAAAAAATCTGCTTAGATATAAAAAAAATGATCGATAGTATCGCTAAGTAG